In Bifidobacterium scardovii JCM 12489 = DSM 13734, the genomic stretch GGAGGCCGTGCAGGCCGTGCACCAGCTGACCGTGGACCTGAAGAACCCGACCACGATCTCCGAGGTCGGCGCCACCGAGGCCGATCTGGCCCCGCTGGCCCATGACGCCTTCAACGACGTGTGCACGCCGGGCAACCCGCGCCAGGCCACCGAAGAGGACATCCTCAAGATCTACACCTCGCTGATGTGATACTTCGCTGATGTGATCCGGCCGGCCCCGACGGGGCCGAACCGTGACGACTGACGGTTGAGGGGAGTGAAAGCGGAACATGCCGCTTTCACTCCCCTCAACCGTCAGTCGTCACGGTTTTACTCCCCTCAGTCCGCTTCGCGGCCAGCTCCCCTCAGAGAGGGGCGCCTCTCGGTTTACAGGTCCTCGCCTTCGCGCTTGGCGAGCTCCATCTGCTCCTTGAACCAGACCTGCTCCGCCGGGTTCACGTCCTGCGCCTCGAGCAGCTTCTGGTATACCGGGTACAGCGCGTGCAGCCACGGGTACATCGCGTAGAGGCGCCGCTCCGAGCGGTGCTCGCGCCAGTGCTCGGGATGCGCCTCGAAGGTGTTTCTGAACCGCCGCATGTAGCTGTGGAACGATTTGAAGGACGTGTCCATGCGCCGGGCGGAGATGCCGCAGATCATGCGCTGCGAATACACGGTTTTCATCCCCAGGCCGAGCAGGTGCAGCGAGACGTCGATGTCCTCGTGCATCACGTCTTCCTTGTCGGGGCACACCTCGTCGGCGATGCGGTGCCATGCGGTCGCGCGCAGCGCCATGTTCGAGCCGAACAGCAGCACCTGCCCGCCGTCCGCGCGGTACGTATGCCTGCGCACGTGGTCGTCGCCCATGAGACCGACGCGCTTGCCGGGCATGTCGTAGTACACCACCGGGCCGGTGGCCCCCATCGCCTCGGCGTCCTCGGTGAAGATGCCGGCCACGACCTCGACCCAGTCGGGCTTGAGCATGCAGTCGGCGTCGATGCGGCCCAGCACGTCGCCGGTCGCCGCGTTCAGCCCGAAATTGCGCGTGGGGATGAGCCCCTGTTCGGCGTCCTGATGCAGCAGCCGGATCGGCGCTTGGGGATGAGCCTCCATGAACCGCTCAACCGCGCCGGTGGTGTCGTCGGTGGACCGGTTGTCGACGACGATCACCTCATGGGGCATGACGGTCTGACGGATCGCGTTGGTCAGGCAGTCAGCTATCCTGTCCTGTTCATTCCAGGCCGGAATGATGATCGAAACGTTCAGCATGCTTACAGCATACATTTTCGCGGCTACCGACGGCGACGTGCCGGCGGGACGATAGAATAGGGAGCCATGACGCAACAGGATGAACAGAGGATTGACTTCGCATCGGTGTTTCCGGCCAAGGGGGACTCGCGCCGGCCGCCGGACTGGTGGGGGCGGGGCCTGCTGTACGCGGCCATCGCGGTGTTCCTGTCGATTTTCGTATGGCGCTCGTGGGGCGAGGTGTCGTACGTGGTGCTCGACGTCGTCATCTCGATGTTCCTCGCGCTGGCGATGGAACCGATGGTGGTGATGATGGTCCGGCACGGCTGGAAGCGCGGCGCGGCTTCGGCGGTGACCCTGCTGGGGCTGACGGTGATCGTCGTCGCGATGCTCACCCTGTTCGGCAGCGTGTTCGTGCAGCAGATGATCTCGATGGTCGGCGGCCTGCCGGATCTGTACAACCAGATCAAGGATGCCGTGGAGCAGTACTCCTCGTTCAGGATGCCGGACATCGCCAATCTGGGCGGCGAGATCTTCAAGAACCTGCAGACCTCCTGGGTCACCAACGTCGCCGGTCAGGCGATCACCACGACGATGGGGCTCTTCAGCGTGCTGATCAACCTGCTGACCGTGTACATGGTGACGTACTACATCTCCGCGGCCGGTCCCAAGATGCGCCGGGCGGCCTGCCAGTGGCTCGGCGAATCGCAGCAGCGCCGCTTCCTGCTCGCGTGGACGATCGTGCAGGACCAGATCTCGGGCTTCCTGTTTTCCCGCACGATCCTGGCGCTGATCAACGCGACGTGCACGGCGATTTTCCTGGAGATCATCAACGTGCCCTATTGGCTGCCGTTGGCGCTGTTCTGCGGCGTGGTATCCCAGTTCATCCCGACCGTCGGCACGTACATCGGCGGCGCGCTGCCGGTCCTGTTCGCCTGGGGATCCAACGGCGCGACGTACGCGGTCGGCGTGCTGGTGTTCATCATCGTGTACCAGCAGATCGAGAACCTGATCCTGTCTCCGAAGATCTCGCAGCGCACCATGGACCTCAACCCGGCCATCGCGTTCCTTGCCGTGCTGGTGTTCGGATCGCTGTTCGGCGCGCTCGGCGCGTTCCTCGCCCTGCCGATCACCGCCAGCCTGCAGGCGATTTTCAAGGTGTACACCAAGCGCTACGAGCTGGTCGACTCGCCGCTGCTGTA encodes the following:
- a CDS encoding glycosyltransferase — encoded protein: MLNVSIIIPAWNEQDRIADCLTNAIRQTVMPHEVIVVDNRSTDDTTGAVERFMEAHPQAPIRLLHQDAEQGLIPTRNFGLNAATGDVLGRIDADCMLKPDWVEVVAGIFTEDAEAMGATGPVVYYDMPGKRVGLMGDDHVRRHTYRADGGQVLLFGSNMALRATAWHRIADEVCPDKEDVMHEDIDVSLHLLGLGMKTVYSQRMICGISARRMDTSFKSFHSYMRRFRNTFEAHPEHWREHRSERRLYAMYPWLHALYPVYQKLLEAQDVNPAEQVWFKEQMELAKREGEDL
- a CDS encoding AI-2E family transporter, which gives rise to MTQQDEQRIDFASVFPAKGDSRRPPDWWGRGLLYAAIAVFLSIFVWRSWGEVSYVVLDVVISMFLALAMEPMVVMMVRHGWKRGAASAVTLLGLTVIVVAMLTLFGSVFVQQMISMVGGLPDLYNQIKDAVEQYSSFRMPDIANLGGEIFKNLQTSWVTNVAGQAITTTMGLFSVLINLLTVYMVTYYISAAGPKMRRAACQWLGESQQRRFLLAWTIVQDQISGFLFSRTILALINATCTAIFLEIINVPYWLPLALFCGVVSQFIPTVGTYIGGALPVLFAWGSNGATYAVGVLVFIIVYQQIENLILSPKISQRTMDLNPAIAFLAVLVFGSLFGALGAFLALPITASLQAIFKVYTKRYELVDSPLLYDPDPEKKSKVVEGAEAFSERVIKPMSDHMPRAAKGTSARVPINDELQELTEQVYRRPTAQQLDDSETVAIPKGVLGGRGKAGFAGLAGSEPADARPGADEPGADDASPDPGTDRGTDPEATSGTKPEAGPAAGPASDTTHDNPRSKWR